A genomic segment from Actinoplanes sichuanensis encodes:
- a CDS encoding xylulokinase, whose amino-acid sequence MTDTDARPPAGLRAAIDEGRTALGIELGSTRIKAVLTGPDHEAIAVGSHDWENQFVDRTWTYSLDAVWEGLQGCFAALADDVRNRYGTELRSVGALGVSAMMHGYLAFDAEGELLTPFRTWRNTNTGDASEQLSELFGYNIPHRWSIAHLFQAVLNGEEHLGRLAHLTTLAGYVHWKLSGRQVLGVGDASGVFPIDVTTGGYDARMLEQFDELAAGRVPLKLADLLPAVLPAGEAAGTLTEAGARLLDPSGTLQPGATLCPPEGDAGTGMVATNSIARRTGNISAGTSIFAMIVLDGPLSRMHPEIDLVTTPAGDLVAMVHCNNGASELNSWAGLFAEFAAALGAPASSGQIFETLFKSALTGAADGGGLMAFNYLSGEPITKLHEGRPLFLREPGSALTLGSFMRTQLYSALATLRIGMDVLQKAESVQLDSMFAHGGLFKTEGVAQKLLAAAINTPVSVGNLAAEGGAWGIAVLAGFVTARQPGQSLADFLNTSVFAGAQLDTASPEAEDVAGFNAFMQRYVAALPVEAAAVEHS is encoded by the coding sequence ATGACTGATACGGATGCACGGCCGCCGGCCGGCTTGCGCGCAGCGATCGACGAGGGCCGGACCGCTCTCGGGATCGAGTTGGGGTCGACGCGGATCAAGGCCGTGCTGACCGGACCGGATCATGAGGCGATCGCGGTGGGCAGCCACGACTGGGAAAACCAGTTCGTCGACCGGACCTGGACATACTCCCTCGATGCGGTGTGGGAGGGCCTGCAGGGCTGTTTCGCCGCCCTGGCCGACGATGTCCGGAACAGGTACGGCACTGAGCTGCGCTCGGTCGGCGCGCTCGGGGTGTCGGCGATGATGCACGGCTACCTGGCGTTCGACGCCGAGGGCGAGCTGCTCACGCCGTTCCGCACCTGGCGCAACACCAACACCGGTGACGCGTCCGAGCAGCTCAGCGAGTTGTTCGGCTACAACATCCCGCACCGCTGGAGCATCGCCCATCTGTTCCAGGCCGTCCTGAACGGTGAGGAGCACCTGGGCCGGCTCGCCCACCTGACGACGCTGGCCGGTTACGTGCACTGGAAGCTCAGCGGCCGCCAGGTGCTCGGGGTCGGCGACGCGAGTGGCGTGTTCCCGATCGACGTGACCACGGGTGGTTACGACGCGCGGATGCTGGAGCAGTTCGACGAGCTGGCCGCCGGGCGGGTGCCGTTGAAGCTGGCCGACCTGCTGCCGGCCGTGCTGCCCGCGGGTGAGGCGGCCGGCACGCTGACCGAGGCCGGCGCGCGGCTGCTCGACCCGAGCGGCACGCTGCAGCCCGGTGCCACGCTGTGCCCGCCGGAGGGCGACGCCGGGACCGGTATGGTGGCGACCAACTCGATCGCCCGCCGCACCGGCAACATCAGCGCCGGCACCAGCATCTTCGCGATGATCGTGCTGGATGGTCCGCTGAGCCGGATGCACCCGGAGATCGACCTGGTCACCACGCCGGCCGGCGATCTGGTGGCGATGGTGCACTGCAACAACGGCGCCAGTGAGCTGAACTCGTGGGCGGGTCTGTTCGCCGAGTTCGCGGCGGCGCTCGGTGCTCCCGCTTCCAGTGGGCAGATCTTCGAGACGCTGTTCAAGTCGGCGCTGACCGGCGCGGCCGACGGTGGCGGGCTGATGGCGTTCAACTACCTGTCCGGCGAGCCGATCACCAAGCTGCACGAGGGGCGGCCGCTGTTCCTGCGCGAGCCCGGTAGCGCGCTCACGCTCGGCAGCTTCATGCGCACCCAGCTCTACTCGGCGCTGGCCACCCTGCGGATCGGCATGGACGTGCTGCAGAAGGCCGAGTCGGTCCAGCTCGACAGCATGTTCGCGCACGGTGGCCTGTTCAAGACCGAGGGTGTGGCGCAGAAGCTGCTCGCGGCCGCGATCAACACGCCGGTCTCGGTCGGCAACCTGGCCGCCGAGGGTGGTGCGTGGGGCATCGCGGTGCTGGCCGGGTTCGTGACCGCGCGGCAGCCGGGGCAGAGCCTGGCCGACTTCCTGAACACGTCGGTCTTCGCCGGTGCGCAGTTGGACACGGCGTCGCCCGAGGCCGAGGACGTGGCCGGGTTCAACGCGTTCATGCAGCGGTACGTGGCGGCGCTCCCGGTCGAGGCGGCCGCGGTCGAGCACAGCTGA
- a CDS encoding aldo/keto reductase: MELFDGLTGVARIGLGLAAVGRPGYITLGRERDLPLRTVEAMRARAHQLLDQAYAAGVRYFDVARSYGRAEEFLAGWLPGHDDAIVGSKWGYTYTADWQVTADVHEVKDHSVGTFERQLAETRALFGDRLALYQVHSVTPDSPVLTDRELHRRLAGQGAVVGLSTSGPRQADAIRAACGIEVDGVPLFRSVQATWNLLEPSAGPALAEAHASGRVVIVKEALANGRLADRDEAALATALRQPWATIVLSGAVTGEQLASNLRAATVERDSPPIAEPAGDYWTTRSRLPWT; the protein is encoded by the coding sequence GTGGAGCTGTTCGACGGACTGACCGGTGTGGCGCGGATCGGGCTGGGGCTGGCCGCGGTGGGCCGTCCCGGTTACATCACTCTCGGCCGGGAGCGTGACCTGCCCTTGCGGACGGTCGAGGCGATGCGGGCGCGGGCACATCAACTGCTCGATCAGGCGTACGCCGCGGGCGTGCGCTATTTCGACGTGGCCAGATCGTACGGGCGGGCGGAGGAGTTCCTGGCCGGCTGGCTTCCGGGGCACGACGACGCGATCGTGGGCAGTAAGTGGGGGTACACGTACACCGCGGACTGGCAGGTCACGGCGGACGTGCACGAGGTCAAGGACCACAGCGTGGGTACGTTCGAACGCCAGCTCGCCGAGACCAGGGCGTTGTTCGGTGACCGCCTGGCGTTGTACCAGGTCCACTCGGTGACCCCGGACAGCCCGGTGCTGACCGATCGTGAGCTGCACCGCAGGCTGGCCGGGCAGGGCGCCGTGGTCGGCCTGTCGACGAGCGGGCCGCGGCAGGCCGACGCGATCCGGGCCGCGTGTGGGATCGAGGTCGACGGGGTGCCGTTGTTCCGGAGTGTGCAGGCCACCTGGAACCTCCTCGAACCGAGCGCCGGCCCGGCACTGGCCGAGGCGCACGCGTCGGGCCGGGTCGTGATCGTCAAGGAGGCGCTGGCGAACGGCCGTCTCGCCGACCGGGACGAGGCGGCACTGGCCACCGCGCTGCGGCAGCCGTGGGCGACGATCGTGCTGTCCGGTGCGGTGACCGGCGAGCAGTTGGCGTCGAACCTGCGGGCGGCCACCGTCGAACGGGACAGTCCGCCGATCGCCGAGCCGGCCGGGGACTATTGGACGACCCGGTCGCGCCTGCCGTGGACCTGA
- a CDS encoding SAM-dependent methyltransferase, which yields MDDRTAAARGIDPTQPHPARRYNYWLGGKDNFAADRASGDELQRHFPKVRDGALANRALLQRATRFLAEEAGIRQFLDIGTGLPTADNTHQVAQRHAPESRIVYVDNDPLVMVHARALLNSSPEGRTAYIEADLNDPAAILANPVLHDTLDLKQPVGLMLIAVLHFIHGHGAAQPIVTELLDALPPGSYLVATHATSDFGTPEQQALYQQLVETGRSDVWTRPHDEFAALFDTLDLVDPGVVPASEWRPDPGAVIPDRSDINVWTAVGRKP from the coding sequence GTGGATGACAGGACCGCCGCCGCCCGGGGCATCGACCCCACCCAGCCGCACCCGGCCCGGCGTTACAACTACTGGCTCGGCGGTAAGGACAACTTCGCCGCCGACCGGGCCTCCGGCGACGAGTTGCAGAGGCACTTTCCGAAGGTTCGGGACGGCGCCCTCGCCAACCGGGCCCTGCTGCAGCGGGCCACCCGGTTCCTCGCCGAGGAGGCGGGGATCCGGCAGTTCCTCGACATCGGCACCGGGCTGCCGACCGCCGACAACACCCACCAGGTCGCGCAGCGGCACGCACCGGAGAGCCGGATCGTCTACGTCGACAACGATCCGCTGGTCATGGTGCATGCGCGGGCTCTGCTCAACAGCAGTCCGGAGGGGCGGACGGCGTACATCGAAGCCGATCTGAACGACCCGGCGGCGATCCTGGCCAACCCGGTCCTGCACGACACTCTGGACCTGAAGCAGCCGGTCGGTCTGATGTTGATCGCCGTCCTGCACTTCATCCACGGCCATGGTGCCGCGCAGCCGATCGTCACCGAACTGCTCGACGCCCTGCCGCCGGGCAGCTACCTGGTCGCCACGCATGCCACGTCCGACTTCGGCACGCCTGAACAGCAGGCCCTCTACCAGCAGTTGGTCGAAACCGGCCGCTCCGACGTGTGGACCCGCCCGCACGACGAGTTCGCCGCCCTGTTCGACACCCTGGACCTGGTCGACCCGGGAGTGGTCCCGGCCAGCGAGTGGCGCCCCGACCCCGGCGCGGTGATCCCGGACCGCTCCGACATCAACGTCTGGACGGCCGTCGGCCGAAAGCCCTGA
- a CDS encoding aromatic acid exporter family protein — protein sequence MFQSLLQSTDPITVVAVGLTLCAVVATLLRRKVKPAVELTCRALLARMVPHLPGLVRRLARRCGDRFEAETARSVLVTAAAAGIAWTAADTLNLVGPVTAAISATLSVQLSSHASVREGAQRLVGTLAGIAVAVVVWSVFGIDEWGIAVIAGCGLALGRLLRLGDGSATVPLTSLGILVGGTAVTEAFVWQRVAATVLGIVVGVIVSPLVSGMTPLERARWKLAHLSTEIAALLSLLGKGVREGYDREQATAWLARSRELDEDLADAVAAVDELTRQARWSLTTSVTRVTPLDQTLRALEHGVQQVNSVARSMFDASATPGAPGVPAQIGQVLATAADAFTAHAALVADRRADADHDTGNLHELLNGLREERRRTLRKVRTEVDDTGVLVLTGSIITDIDRMAGSLERSAPALAVGAREPGPSIPAVSEVLPAVRLIWEKALSR from the coding sequence TTGTTTCAGTCGCTCCTCCAGTCCACCGATCCGATCACGGTCGTCGCTGTCGGCCTGACCCTGTGCGCCGTCGTCGCGACGCTGCTGCGGCGCAAGGTCAAACCGGCAGTCGAGCTCACCTGCCGTGCGCTGCTCGCCCGGATGGTTCCGCACCTGCCCGGGCTGGTGCGGCGGCTGGCCCGTCGATGCGGCGACCGTTTCGAGGCGGAGACCGCCCGGTCGGTGCTGGTCACCGCGGCCGCGGCCGGCATCGCCTGGACCGCGGCGGACACGCTCAACCTGGTCGGCCCGGTCACCGCGGCGATCTCGGCGACCCTGTCGGTGCAGCTCAGCTCGCACGCCTCGGTCCGGGAGGGCGCACAACGCCTGGTCGGCACCCTCGCCGGGATCGCCGTCGCGGTCGTCGTGTGGAGCGTGTTCGGCATCGACGAGTGGGGCATCGCGGTCATCGCCGGCTGCGGTCTCGCCCTGGGCCGACTGCTGCGACTCGGCGACGGCTCGGCCACCGTTCCGCTCACCTCGCTGGGCATCCTGGTCGGCGGCACCGCCGTCACCGAGGCGTTCGTCTGGCAGCGGGTCGCCGCCACGGTCCTCGGCATCGTCGTCGGCGTGATCGTGTCACCGCTGGTCAGCGGCATGACCCCGCTGGAGCGCGCACGCTGGAAACTGGCACACCTGTCGACCGAGATCGCCGCCCTGCTGAGCCTGCTCGGCAAGGGCGTCCGCGAGGGGTACGACCGGGAGCAGGCCACCGCATGGCTGGCCCGCTCCCGCGAACTCGACGAGGACCTGGCCGACGCGGTCGCCGCCGTCGACGAACTGACCCGGCAGGCCCGCTGGTCACTGACCACCTCGGTGACCCGGGTGACCCCGCTCGACCAGACCCTGCGCGCCCTCGAACACGGCGTGCAACAGGTCAACTCGGTGGCCCGCTCGATGTTCGACGCGTCCGCCACCCCCGGCGCCCCGGGCGTCCCCGCGCAGATCGGCCAGGTCCTGGCCACCGCCGCCGACGCGTTCACGGCACACGCGGCCCTGGTCGCCGACCGCCGCGCCGACGCCGACCACGACACCGGCAACCTGCACGAACTCCTCAACGGCCTGCGCGAGGAACGCCGCCGAACCCTGCGCAAGGTCCGCACCGAAGTCGACGACACCGGAGTCCTGGTCCTGACCGGCTCGATCATCACCGACATCGACCGGATGGCGGGCTCCCTGGAGCGCTCGGCCCCCGCTCTGGCGGTCGGCGCCCGAGAGCCGGGCCCGAGCATCCCGGCCGTTTCCGAGGTGCTACCCGCGGTCCGCTTGATCTGGGAGAAGGCCCTGAGCCGCTAG
- a CDS encoding chorismate mutase, whose translation MASLADVRQAIDSVDEQIVALLATREGLVRQAATFKKDEQGVRAPARVEQVLTKVRALATERSASPEVVESVYRAMITAFIDLELTEHRQRG comes from the coding sequence ATGGCTTCTCTTGCGGACGTGCGACAGGCGATCGACAGCGTCGACGAGCAGATCGTCGCCCTCCTCGCGACACGCGAGGGTCTGGTCCGGCAGGCCGCCACCTTCAAAAAGGACGAGCAGGGGGTACGAGCACCCGCGCGCGTCGAACAGGTGCTCACCAAGGTGCGCGCCCTGGCCACCGAGCGGAGCGCCTCGCCGGAGGTGGTGGAGAGCGTCTACCGGGCCATGATCACCGCGTTCATCGACCTGGAGCTGACCGAGCACCGACAGCGCGGCTGA
- the malQ gene encoding 4-alpha-glucanotransferase, with protein sequence MTVTPHACTDSEYAALGVVPRWTDAFGIVRGVADRTGEILAERFRRDTAGADVVIATPGRWHPRLYGKVELEDGDVIRADGFVDRPGYHRLTSDDGSTHLVLAAPEQLPQPPRTGGLAVQLYAARSRDSWGIGDFRDLALIARSAAARKSGVLMVSPVHAMAPVAPAMNSPYSPASRQWLNVMHIAPGDAPGAERIDLSDLAIAGRALNAQRHIDRDAVWKIKTAALERVWTITRRDEPAEFQAWADERGADLVAFATWSVLAELYGGDWRKWPDRYRHPNSQAVTVFTAAHADRIRFHMWCQWVADRQFAVACRSGVTVCVDVAVGFDFGSADAWQHQDLLAFDFEVGCPADPWNREGQRWSLPPFDPSRLAAAEFAPFTALIRAGLRHAGALRIDHVMQLWQLFWVPVDGGVDEGAYVRYPVDALLAVLRIEACRAGAWIVGEDIGTVAAEVRETMAAIGMLGYRTEMGRLSRFNPQNSMGAASTHDQATIAGILTGSDETDMDRIGKAYDPAFIAGTRRDLCEQAGIDPAGPFGPEQVRAAILAEYSELAASPSRVVVATLDDAAGVSERPNMPGTVDEYPNWRIALPAPVEELLATPLAREVLATLTARPD encoded by the coding sequence ATGACCGTGACGCCGCACGCCTGCACCGACAGCGAATACGCCGCGCTGGGGGTCGTCCCGCGCTGGACCGATGCCTTCGGCATCGTCCGCGGAGTCGCGGACCGGACCGGGGAGATCCTCGCCGAGCGTTTCCGGCGTGACACCGCCGGCGCCGACGTCGTCATCGCGACGCCGGGTCGATGGCACCCCCGGTTGTACGGCAAGGTCGAACTCGAGGACGGCGACGTGATCCGCGCCGACGGATTCGTCGACCGGCCCGGCTACCACCGCCTGACCAGCGACGACGGGTCCACCCACCTGGTCCTGGCCGCGCCCGAACAACTGCCGCAGCCGCCCCGCACCGGTGGTCTCGCCGTGCAGCTCTACGCCGCGCGCAGCCGTGACTCGTGGGGCATCGGCGACTTCCGTGACCTCGCCCTGATCGCCCGGTCGGCGGCCGCCCGCAAGTCGGGTGTGCTGATGGTCAGCCCGGTACACGCGATGGCCCCGGTCGCCCCGGCGATGAACTCGCCCTACAGCCCGGCCAGCCGGCAGTGGCTCAACGTCATGCACATCGCGCCCGGCGACGCCCCCGGCGCGGAACGGATCGATCTGTCCGACCTGGCCATCGCCGGCCGGGCCCTGAACGCGCAGCGGCACATCGACCGGGACGCCGTCTGGAAGATCAAGACGGCCGCCCTGGAGCGGGTCTGGACGATCACCCGCCGCGACGAGCCGGCCGAGTTCCAGGCGTGGGCCGACGAGCGTGGCGCCGACCTGGTCGCCTTCGCCACCTGGTCGGTGCTGGCCGAACTCTACGGCGGCGACTGGCGCAAATGGCCGGACCGCTACCGGCACCCGAACAGCCAGGCGGTCACCGTGTTCACCGCCGCGCACGCCGACCGGATCCGCTTCCACATGTGGTGCCAGTGGGTGGCCGACCGACAGTTCGCGGTCGCCTGCCGCAGTGGCGTCACCGTCTGCGTGGACGTGGCCGTCGGGTTCGACTTCGGGTCGGCCGACGCCTGGCAGCACCAGGACCTGCTCGCCTTCGACTTCGAGGTGGGCTGCCCGGCCGACCCGTGGAACCGGGAGGGCCAGCGCTGGTCGCTGCCCCCGTTCGACCCGTCCCGCCTCGCCGCGGCCGAGTTCGCGCCGTTCACCGCGCTGATCCGGGCCGGGCTGCGGCACGCCGGGGCGCTGCGCATCGACCACGTGATGCAGTTGTGGCAGCTGTTCTGGGTGCCGGTGGACGGCGGCGTGGACGAGGGCGCCTACGTCCGGTATCCGGTCGACGCGCTGCTCGCCGTGCTCCGGATCGAAGCCTGTCGGGCCGGTGCGTGGATCGTCGGCGAGGACATCGGCACGGTCGCCGCCGAGGTCCGCGAGACCATGGCGGCGATCGGGATGCTCGGCTACCGCACCGAGATGGGCCGGCTGTCCCGGTTCAACCCGCAGAACTCGATGGGCGCCGCGAGCACCCACGACCAGGCCACCATCGCCGGCATCCTGACCGGCTCGGACGAGACCGACATGGACCGGATCGGCAAGGCCTACGACCCGGCGTTCATCGCCGGCACCCGCCGTGACCTGTGCGAACAGGCCGGGATCGACCCGGCCGGGCCGTTCGGGCCGGAGCAGGTGCGCGCCGCGATCCTCGCCGAATACTCCGAACTCGCGGCCAGCCCGTCCCGGGTCGTCGTCGCCACCCTCGACGACGCGGCCGGGGTCAGCGAACGACCCAACATGCCCGGCACCGTCGACGAATACCCGAACTGGCGGATCGCCCTGCCCGCGCCCGTCGAGGAACTGCTGGCGACGCCGCTCGCCCGCGAGGTGCTCGCTACGCTGACGGCCCGTCCGGACTGA
- a CDS encoding tetratricopeptide repeat-containing diguanylate cyclase, with product MTGRETSQMQGLEAETAVVIDDSPNRPSIRDQLITRLQELELLTPKNFEGVSAPAAVVELQARNHGYEDLVQRAQLILADVAGRRGDIAEQGRVAKAVTLWAEQHDDDVLLARGHRLQAIFYRRLGDSAQALAHAVTGLQHAEHLPERLRCSQLITLALLLDLNGQYQEAERRFGEALLIAEKNDDPDQALTVINNMAFTAYENEDFDTANDLARQMRTIAADHGIRLDGLYLDTLARISIMQEHYADAEATLQPVLDDPTGPLLSEGDSLPECLLTLVEIYRATGRAELAGQTLDWAGEVCDQRGLAGIAARVHRARAEWHAGAGRFQQAYEEYRLYHARSEALHSAEREARAYAMQAVFEAEEARRTSERFEALAYQDALTGLYNRRYADERLAAAVAAARRSGEPLSVAVVDADHFKRINDQLTHAAGDAVLRELGALLRGFVTGSEIAARLGGEEFLLLLPGVGATAAQHRCETLAAMVRANDWSGLAGTLPVTVSIGVATHTDGPVTPDLLLGRADHSLYAAKHAGRDRVSAG from the coding sequence GTGACCGGCCGGGAGACATCTCAGATGCAGGGGCTGGAGGCCGAAACGGCAGTGGTGATCGACGATTCACCGAACCGCCCCTCGATACGTGACCAGCTGATCACGCGTCTGCAGGAGTTGGAGTTGCTCACCCCGAAGAACTTCGAAGGGGTGTCGGCCCCGGCCGCGGTCGTCGAACTGCAGGCCCGCAACCACGGGTACGAGGACCTGGTCCAGCGGGCGCAGCTGATCCTCGCCGACGTGGCCGGCCGCCGCGGTGACATCGCCGAACAGGGCCGGGTCGCCAAAGCCGTCACCCTCTGGGCCGAGCAGCACGACGACGACGTCCTGCTGGCCCGCGGGCACCGGTTGCAGGCGATCTTCTACCGCCGGCTCGGCGACAGCGCGCAGGCTCTCGCCCACGCCGTCACCGGTCTGCAGCACGCCGAGCATCTGCCCGAACGCCTCCGCTGCAGCCAACTGATCACGCTCGCCCTGCTGCTCGACCTGAACGGCCAGTACCAGGAGGCGGAACGCCGGTTCGGTGAGGCACTGCTGATCGCCGAGAAGAACGACGACCCCGACCAGGCGCTCACCGTCATCAACAACATGGCGTTCACCGCGTACGAGAACGAGGACTTCGACACCGCCAACGACCTGGCCCGGCAGATGCGCACCATCGCCGCCGACCACGGCATCCGGCTGGACGGCCTCTACCTGGACACGCTGGCCCGGATCTCGATCATGCAGGAGCACTACGCCGACGCCGAGGCCACCCTGCAGCCGGTCCTCGACGACCCGACGGGGCCGCTGCTCAGTGAGGGCGACAGCCTGCCCGAATGCCTGCTCACGCTGGTCGAGATCTACCGGGCCACCGGGCGCGCCGAACTGGCCGGGCAGACCCTCGACTGGGCCGGCGAGGTCTGTGACCAGCGGGGACTGGCCGGGATCGCGGCTCGCGTGCACCGGGCCCGGGCCGAGTGGCACGCCGGCGCCGGGCGGTTCCAGCAGGCGTACGAGGAGTACCGGCTCTACCACGCCCGGTCCGAGGCGCTGCACTCCGCCGAACGCGAGGCCCGCGCCTACGCCATGCAGGCGGTCTTCGAAGCCGAGGAGGCGCGCCGGACCTCCGAGCGGTTCGAGGCGCTGGCCTACCAGGACGCGCTGACCGGCCTCTACAACCGGCGGTACGCCGACGAGCGCCTGGCCGCCGCGGTCGCCGCCGCCCGTCGCAGCGGTGAGCCGCTGTCCGTGGCGGTGGTCGACGCCGACCACTTCAAACGGATCAACGACCAGCTCACCCACGCCGCCGGGGACGCCGTGCTGCGGGAGTTGGGCGCGCTGCTCCGCGGGTTCGTCACCGGTTCGGAGATCGCCGCCCGGCTCGGTGGAGAGGAGTTCCTGCTGCTGCTGCCGGGGGTCGGCGCGACCGCCGCGCAGCACAGGTGCGAAACCCTGGCCGCGATGGTACGGGCGAACGACTGGAGCGGTCTGGCCGGCACGCTACCGGTGACCGTGAGCATCGGCGTGGCCACCCACACCGACGGGCCGGTCACCCCGGATCTGCTGCTCGGCCGGGCCGACCACAGTCTCTACGCCGCCAAGCACGCGGGCCGGGACAGGGTCAGCGCGGGCTGA
- a CDS encoding heme-binding protein translates to MTSAANIERLEREGRHLEPARTGDPDLGPFRLLPGTWANKPGLPGRGWNMIALPFAPPDGAGGPPFRLLVNQYNEELKFQLVDKAVPNRGIEIGAIKGDQTLVAIDYEQAIAQIVADDFPQSGLAGRPDLPIHHEPGLLLNLLDGVEQGGPRIARLATIPHGDAVLALGDFQVNPGAPVIPTVNSLPIGVSQDLNSPYLAAYKHFHDNPFQNLFDPTDPTALLKAANQGVNITQTTVLEFDSTVERAGISNIPFIVKQANASEMKATFFLQEIEEPDGSTRLRLQYVQVVQLDFFPRRDGGPGRIKWPHVSINTMEKVSDDVDTGSYAKMPR, encoded by the coding sequence GTGACCAGTGCCGCAAACATCGAACGTCTTGAACGCGAGGGCCGGCACCTCGAGCCCGCGCGTACCGGCGACCCGGATCTCGGACCGTTCCGGCTGTTGCCGGGCACCTGGGCGAACAAGCCGGGCCTGCCCGGACGTGGCTGGAACATGATCGCCTTGCCGTTCGCGCCACCCGACGGTGCCGGCGGGCCGCCGTTCCGGCTGCTCGTCAACCAGTACAACGAGGAACTCAAGTTCCAGCTCGTCGACAAGGCGGTGCCCAACCGCGGCATCGAGATCGGCGCGATCAAGGGCGACCAGACGCTGGTGGCCATCGACTACGAGCAGGCCATCGCCCAGATCGTCGCCGACGACTTCCCGCAGAGCGGGCTGGCCGGCCGCCCCGACCTGCCGATCCACCACGAGCCGGGGCTGCTGCTGAACCTGCTGGACGGGGTCGAGCAGGGTGGCCCGCGGATCGCCCGGCTGGCCACCATCCCGCACGGGGACGCGGTGCTCGCGCTCGGCGACTTCCAGGTCAACCCGGGTGCGCCGGTGATCCCGACGGTGAACTCGCTGCCGATCGGGGTCAGTCAGGACCTGAACAGCCCGTACCTGGCGGCCTACAAGCACTTCCACGACAACCCGTTCCAGAACCTGTTCGACCCGACCGACCCGACCGCGCTGCTCAAGGCGGCCAATCAGGGGGTGAACATCACACAGACCACGGTTCTGGAGTTCGACTCGACCGTCGAGCGGGCCGGGATCAGCAACATCCCGTTCATCGTGAAGCAGGCCAACGCCTCCGAGATGAAGGCGACGTTCTTCCTGCAGGAGATCGAGGAGCCGGACGGGAGCACCCGGCTGCGGCTGCAGTACGTCCAGGTGGTCCAGCTGGACTTCTTCCCGCGCCGGGACGGTGGCCCGGGCCGGATCAAGTGGCCGCACGTCAGCATCAACACCATGGAGAAGGTGTCGGACGACGTGGACACCGGCTCGTACGCCAAGATGCCCCGCTAA
- a CDS encoding WXG100 family type VII secretion target, with the protein MANLNITYTEMSDSATRMRNNKNDIDARLTECKSIVDNLTASGFVTDQASGKFDEVHTEFVTSANQVMETLEQLSSWLDKAVDAMRDMDTQLAQSLNK; encoded by the coding sequence ATGGCGAACCTCAACATCACGTACACCGAGATGTCGGACAGCGCGACCCGGATGCGCAACAACAAGAACGACATCGACGCGCGGCTGACCGAGTGTAAGTCCATCGTCGACAACCTCACCGCGTCCGGTTTCGTCACCGATCAGGCGTCCGGCAAGTTCGACGAGGTGCACACCGAGTTCGTGACGTCGGCCAACCAGGTCATGGAGACGCTGGAGCAGCTCTCCTCGTGGCTGGACAAGGCCGTCGACGCGATGCGTGACATGGACACCCAGCTGGCCCAGTCGCTCAACAAGTGA